AGTGTTATTTTAAACCCAAATGAAAAGCCATCAAAAATATTAATAAATAATGGATGTATCAAAAGTACATCTTTAAATCAAATTTATAAAGATGAAGATTGGCTAATAAGTAAAATTAAAGATATTAATTTAGATATTAAGGATATCTATTTATTAGAATATAGTGAAAACGGAATATTTATTGTTGATCAAGACGGAGAAACATACTTTATCTAAAATTAATTTATTATATGAAGATATAAATTTTTCATTAAAAAAGGATTAATAATGTCTGAAGAACAAGAAATGTTAACTAACCAAACATCTCAATTATTACATAATGCTAGTGATAAGACTGTAAGTAAAATTACTGAAAACATAAATAAATATAACGATGCTTATGTAGCTATTGACAATATAATTAATGGATTTTGGGAGCGCTTACCATATTTTATTATAGCTTTAACTATATTTATTATTTTTTATTTAATTTCAAAACTATTTAAGTTTTTTATACGAAAAAGTCTGATTGAGCATTCATATAATAAAAAGAATTTAATTTTAGTTTTGAATAGAGTAGGAAGCTCTATAATTATTTTCTTCGGTTTTTTAATTGCTATGGTAATTTCTGTTCCTGGATTTACACCAGGACAATTAATAGGGGCATTAGGAATAGGTTCGGTAGCAATAAGTTTTGCATTTAAAGATATTTTTCAGAATTTGCTTTCAGGTATTCTCATTCTACTTAGTGAACCGTTTAAAATTGGCGATAATATTATTGTTAATAGTATGGAAGGTACTGTTGAAGATATTCAAATTCGTGCTACCTTTTTACGGTCTCCTGATGGTAGACGTTTAGTTATCCCTAATGCTACCGTATATACTAGCCCTATAACAGTTAATAGCGTACAAAATCGTCGCTGTGAGTTTACTATTGGTGTAGGATATGAAGTCGATCTACAAAAGGCACAGAATATTATTCTTAATCTTTTAAATAATGATCCAAATATCCTAAAAAAACCTAATTTTACTGTAGATATTACAACTTTAGAGAACTTTTCAATTAACTTAACTGTACGTTGGTGGGTTGATACTACTAAAATATCTACAGCAGCATCTACGAGCTATATACAACAATCAGTAGTGAAAGCATTCCATACCAAATCAATTTCAATCCCTTATCCTATTCAAGAGATAAAGTTATATGATGCATATCATCAGTTAAATACTAATAATAGCTCATCTGATAAATAGATATTTTGAATAAAATTAATTTAAGGATAGATATGAAAGAAAAACAAAATAATCATACTATTAAAATTTTAGGTTG
This genomic stretch from Acinetobacter sp. SAAs474 harbors:
- a CDS encoding mechanosensitive ion channel family protein; the protein is MSEEQEMLTNQTSQLLHNASDKTVSKITENINKYNDAYVAIDNIINGFWERLPYFIIALTIFIIFYLISKLFKFFIRKSLIEHSYNKKNLILVLNRVGSSIIIFFGFLIAMVISVPGFTPGQLIGALGIGSVAISFAFKDIFQNLLSGILILLSEPFKIGDNIIVNSMEGTVEDIQIRATFLRSPDGRRLVIPNATVYTSPITVNSVQNRRCEFTIGVGYEVDLQKAQNIILNLLNNDPNILKKPNFTVDITTLENFSINLTVRWWVDTTKISTAASTSYIQQSVVKAFHTKSISIPYPIQEIKLYDAYHQLNTNNSSSDK